In a genomic window of Armatimonadota bacterium:
- the purB gene encoding adenylosuccinate lyase: MLERYATPEMRTLWAEETRFALWLEVELLAAEAQAALGEIPREAAEALRRTARPGTPERIAEIERTETHHDVVAFLRSVGEQTGEVARYLHRGLGSSDVVDTAQAVLLVRAADLILAALDELLAALRALAERYRATPMAGRTHGMLAEPITFGLKAALWFTEVRRGRDRLQQARETVRVGKVSGEVGTYAHLDPAVEAAVCRGLGLEPEVVSSQIVQRDRHAAYLCALAVLAGTLERIATDLRTLQRSEIGEVEEPFAEGQTGSSAMPHKRNPILCERLCGLARVVRGQALTALENQALWGERDISHSSAERVIFPQATTLVHYMTRTLTRVVRGLRVYPEAMARNLWRHGGVVFSHAVLLALLEAGRPREEAYALVQQAAAEALEGRGGFRELVAARGVLPPERLAQCFDLARALRHVDRIIDRALAGDDRAPRQDAPLRPTPAGAAARPPGLVP; encoded by the coding sequence GTGCTTGAGCGCTACGCCACCCCGGAGATGCGCACCCTGTGGGCGGAGGAGACGCGGTTCGCCCTGTGGCTGGAGGTCGAGCTGCTGGCGGCGGAGGCGCAGGCGGCGCTGGGCGAGATCCCCCGCGAGGCGGCGGAAGCGCTGCGCCGCACCGCGCGCCCCGGGACGCCGGAGCGGATCGCCGAGATCGAGCGCACCGAGACCCACCACGACGTCGTCGCCTTCCTGCGCTCGGTCGGGGAGCAGACCGGCGAGGTGGCCCGCTACCTCCACCGGGGGCTGGGCTCCTCCGACGTCGTCGACACCGCGCAGGCCGTGCTGCTGGTGCGGGCCGCCGACCTGATCCTGGCCGCGCTGGACGAGCTGCTGGCCGCCCTGCGCGCCCTGGCGGAGCGCTACCGCGCCACGCCCATGGCCGGCCGCACCCACGGCATGCTGGCCGAGCCGATCACCTTCGGCCTGAAGGCCGCGCTGTGGTTCACCGAGGTGCGGCGGGGGCGGGACCGCCTGCAGCAGGCCCGCGAGACGGTGCGCGTCGGCAAGGTCTCCGGCGAGGTCGGCACCTACGCCCACCTCGACCCGGCGGTGGAGGCGGCGGTCTGCCGGGGGCTGGGGCTGGAGCCGGAGGTCGTCTCCTCCCAGATCGTGCAGCGCGACCGCCACGCCGCCTACCTCTGCGCGCTGGCGGTGCTGGCGGGAACGCTCGAGCGCATCGCCACGGACCTGCGCACCCTGCAGCGCAGCGAGATCGGCGAGGTGGAGGAGCCCTTCGCGGAGGGGCAGACCGGGTCGTCGGCCATGCCGCACAAGCGCAACCCCATCCTGTGCGAGCGCCTCTGCGGCCTGGCCCGGGTCGTGCGCGGGCAGGCCCTCACCGCCCTGGAGAACCAGGCGCTGTGGGGGGAGCGGGACATCTCGCACTCCTCCGCCGAGCGGGTCATCTTCCCCCAGGCCACCACGCTGGTGCACTACATGACGCGCACGCTGACCCGGGTGGTGCGCGGGCTGCGGGTGTACCCGGAGGCCATGGCGCGCAACCTGTGGCGCCACGGCGGCGTGGTCTTCAGCCACGCCGTGCTGCTGGCGCTGCTGGAGGCGGGCCGCCCCCGCGAGGAGGCCTACGCGCTGGTGCAGCAGGCCGCCGCCGAGGCGCTGGAAGGGCGGGGCGGCTTCCGGGAGCTGGTGGCGGCCCGCGGGGTCCTGCCGCCCGAGCGCCTGGCGCAGTGCTTCGACCTGGCCCGGGCGCTGCGCCACGTCGACCGCATCATCGACCGCGCGCTTGCCGGCGACGACCGCGCGCCGCGCCAGGACGCGCCCCTCCGCCCGACACCCGCCGGAGCGGCGGCCAGGCCGCCCGGGCTGGTGCCGTAG
- a CDS encoding phosphoribosylaminoimidazolesuccinocarboxamide synthase: MASAVLSQTALPLPLVARGKVRDVYAFGEDRLLIVATDRLSAFDHVLPTPIPDKGRVLTLLSAFWFERTAALVPNHLLTLDLRPQGLPDELQDRAMVVRRARRIDVECVVRGYLAGSAWEEYRERGTVGGVALPAGLRPGDRLPEPLFTPATKAAAGHDENITVARLVDLVGPALAHELRERSVALYRAAHALAWERGLVLADTKFEFGFGPREDLILIDEALTPDSSRYWDRAAYAAGRPEPFDKQYVRDYLTRIGWDREPPAPALPPEVVAVTRERYRECYRRLVGRELP; the protein is encoded by the coding sequence ATGGCAAGCGCCGTGCTGAGCCAGACCGCGCTGCCGCTGCCGCTGGTGGCGCGGGGGAAGGTCCGTGACGTCTACGCCTTCGGGGAGGACCGGCTGCTCATCGTGGCCACCGACCGCCTCTCCGCCTTCGACCACGTCCTGCCCACGCCGATCCCCGACAAGGGCCGCGTGCTCACCCTGCTCTCGGCGTTCTGGTTCGAGCGCACGGCCGCCCTCGTCCCCAACCACCTCCTCACGCTGGATCTCCGGCCGCAGGGCCTGCCGGATGAGCTGCAGGACCGGGCCATGGTGGTGCGCCGCGCCCGGCGCATCGACGTGGAGTGCGTGGTGCGCGGCTACCTGGCCGGCTCCGCCTGGGAGGAGTACCGCGAGCGCGGCACCGTGGGCGGCGTGGCGCTGCCTGCGGGGCTGCGGCCCGGTGACCGGCTGCCGGAGCCGCTCTTCACGCCGGCCACCAAGGCCGCCGCAGGGCACGACGAGAACATCACCGTCGCCCGCCTGGTCGACCTGGTCGGTCCGGCGCTCGCCCACGAGCTGCGCGAGCGCTCCGTGGCGCTCTACCGGGCGGCGCACGCGCTCGCCTGGGAGCGCGGTCTCGTCCTGGCCGACACCAAGTTCGAGTTCGGCTTCGGCCCCCGCGAGGACCTCATCCTCATCGACGAGGCCCTCACCCCGGACTCCTCCCGCTACTGGGACCGCGCCGCCTACGCGGCGGGCCGTCCGGAGCCGTTCGACAAGCAGTACGTGCGCGACTACCTGACGCGCATCGGGTGGGACCGGGAGCCGCCCGCCCCGGCGCTGCCGCCCGAGGTGGTGGCGGTCACGCGGGAGCGCTACCGGGAGTGCTACCGCCGGCTGGTGGGGCGGGAGCTGCCGTGA